A region from the Streptosporangiales bacterium genome encodes:
- a CDS encoding ABC transporter permease subunit — protein LLFMGYFAAVPKELEESAILDGAGHIRMYWQIMLPLAKPVIGTVAIFNFIGTWNSFLIPLVLTLTRPELRTLGVGIYSFSGEFGTDWTGLAAGSVITIVPIIVVFLWLQRYFIEGLAGSVKG, from the coding sequence CCTCCTCTTCATGGGCTACTTCGCGGCGGTGCCGAAAGAGCTGGAGGAGTCCGCAATCCTCGACGGCGCCGGTCACATAAGGATGTACTGGCAGATCATGCTGCCGCTGGCGAAGCCGGTGATCGGCACGGTGGCCATCTTCAACTTCATCGGCACCTGGAACTCGTTCCTCATCCCGCTCGTACTCACCCTGACCAGACCGGAGCTGCGCACCCTGGGCGTCGGCATCTACTCGTTCTCCGGCGAGTTCGGCACCGACTGGACGGGACTCGCCGCAGGCTCGGTCATCACCATCGTGCCGATCATCGTGGTGTTCCTCTGGCTGCAGCGCTACTTCATCGAGGGTCTCGCCGGGTCGGTGAAGGGATGA